From a region of the Actinomadura luzonensis genome:
- a CDS encoding acyl carrier protein, translating to MSLERRLAELIAEVSEGAVGAEEALAGEHSLSALGLTSLARIRLVDAIEDVFGVDVDLGAGPSAELSTAERVGDLAAAVAGLLERGS from the coding sequence GTGAGCCTGGAGCGCAGGCTGGCCGAGCTGATCGCCGAGGTCTCCGAGGGCGCGGTCGGCGCCGAGGAGGCCCTGGCCGGCGAGCACAGCCTGTCCGCGCTCGGGCTCACGTCGCTGGCCCGCATCAGGCTCGTGGACGCCATCGAGGACGTCTTCGGCGTGGACGTGGACCTGGGCGCGGGGCCGAGCGCCGAGCTGTCCACCGCCGAGCGCGTCGGCGACCTCGCCGCCGCCGTGGCGGGCCTGCTGGAGCGCGGGTCGTGA
- a CDS encoding prolyl oligopeptidase family serine peptidase, with the protein MLLGRPAAEDPGAARAASPVAHVTPDAPPFLLLHGTADTRVPAAQSARLAEALRAAGARADLRPVPDADHLWAGVGEQVVEECFAASLAFAREVTSTSA; encoded by the coding sequence CTGCTGCTGGGCCGCCCCGCCGCCGAGGACCCCGGGGCGGCCCGCGCGGCCAGCCCCGTCGCGCACGTGACGCCGGACGCGCCGCCGTTCCTGCTCCTGCACGGCACCGCCGACACCCGCGTCCCCGCCGCGCAGAGCGCCCGCCTGGCCGAGGCCCTGCGCGCCGCCGGGGCGCGCGCGGACCTGCGGCCGGTGCCGGACGCCGACCACCTGTGGGCCGGCGTCGGCGAGCAGGTGGTCGAGGAGTGCTTCGCCGCCTCGCTGGCCTTCGCCCGCGAGGTCACCTCCACATCAGCCTGA
- a CDS encoding alpha/beta hydrolase fold domain-containing protein: MTTLPELTAPPDPAALPLPAPAHPDGPGARLLRGAVYALRDGTRPLELDLWLPAGAAGPAPLVVFLHGGGWRRGLRGDFGPRFRHWRPGPPALLAGAGFAVACPAYRLSGEAPYPAQLDDVRAALGWLRARAGELAVDAARTVVWGESAGGHLAALAALTEPGVRGCVAWYPPTDLAALAADHDGPLDPADPGARTRPCCWAAPPPRTPGRPARPAPSRT; the protein is encoded by the coding sequence ATGACGACCCTGCCGGAGCTGACCGCGCCCCCGGACCCGGCCGCCCTGCCGCTGCCCGCCCCCGCCCACCCGGACGGCCCCGGCGCGCGGCTGCTGCGCGGCGCCGTGTACGCCCTCCGCGACGGCACCCGCCCCCTGGAGCTCGACCTGTGGCTGCCCGCGGGCGCGGCGGGACCCGCCCCGCTGGTGGTGTTCCTGCACGGCGGCGGCTGGCGCAGGGGCCTGCGCGGCGACTTCGGCCCCCGCTTCCGGCACTGGCGTCCGGGGCCGCCCGCCCTGCTGGCCGGGGCCGGGTTCGCCGTGGCCTGCCCCGCCTACCGGCTGTCCGGCGAGGCCCCGTACCCCGCCCAGCTCGACGACGTGCGCGCCGCGCTCGGCTGGCTGCGCGCCCGCGCCGGCGAGCTGGCCGTGGACGCCGCCCGCACCGTCGTGTGGGGCGAGTCGGCCGGCGGCCACCTCGCCGCGCTGGCCGCGCTCACCGAGCCCGGCGTGCGCGGCTGCGTCGCCTGGTACCCGCCCACCGACCTGGCCGCGCTCGCCGCCGACCACGACGGGCCGCTCGACCCGGCCGACCCCGGCGCACGTACGAGGCCCTGCTGCTGGGCCGCCCCGCCGCCGAGGACCCCGGGGCGGCCCGCGCGGCCAGCCCCGTCGCGCACGTGA
- a CDS encoding DUF2804 domain-containing protein, with protein sequence MPTHEREITEPVDLCLPGGRLNPAAVGWTRRPLHRANLRGWGRAKRWEYWGVVTPSHVVGVVASSLDYAGVHGVYVLDRASRAEVSHDAVVPLARGAVFPPVSGAGRARATGGGVRVEIDQDPGGTRLRAAAPGVAVDLEIPLPDGHESLGVVVPWGPRRFQYTVKDVGRPVRGRLVLGDVTHDVGEDAFAVLDHGRGRWPYSVAWNWAAGSAPGRAVQLGGKWTDGTGMTENALFLDGRLHKIGAELEWSYDRADWLKPWRISGDGVEVEFTPFHERVSRTELGVVGSETHQCFGSFGGRVRAGDGAWVALDGLTGWAEEARNRW encoded by the coding sequence ATGCCGACGCACGAGCGGGAGATCACCGAGCCCGTCGACCTGTGCCTGCCCGGCGGCCGCCTCAACCCGGCGGCCGTCGGCTGGACCAGGCGCCCCCTGCACCGGGCCAACCTGCGCGGCTGGGGCCGGGCCAAGCGCTGGGAGTACTGGGGCGTCGTGACGCCGTCCCACGTCGTCGGGGTGGTGGCGTCGTCGCTGGACTACGCCGGCGTCCACGGCGTCTACGTGCTCGACCGCGCCTCCCGCGCGGAGGTCAGCCACGACGCCGTGGTGCCGCTGGCCCGCGGCGCGGTGTTCCCGCCGGTCAGCGGCGCGGGCCGGGCCCGCGCCACGGGCGGCGGCGTCCGCGTCGAGATCGACCAGGACCCCGGCGGCACCCGGCTGCGGGCCGCCGCGCCCGGCGTCGCCGTGGACCTGGAGATCCCGCTCCCGGACGGGCACGAGTCGCTGGGCGTCGTGGTCCCGTGGGGGCCGCGCCGCTTCCAGTACACGGTCAAGGACGTCGGGCGGCCGGTGCGCGGCCGGCTCGTGCTCGGCGACGTCACGCACGACGTGGGCGAGGACGCCTTCGCGGTGCTCGACCACGGGCGCGGCAGGTGGCCGTACTCCGTCGCGTGGAACTGGGCCGCGGGCAGCGCCCCCGGGCGGGCCGTGCAGCTCGGCGGCAAGTGGACCGACGGCACCGGCATGACGGAGAACGCGCTGTTCCTCGACGGCCGGCTGCACAAGATCGGGGCGGAGCTGGAGTGGTCCTACGACCGCGCCGACTGGCTCAAGCCCTGGCGGATCTCCGGCGACGGCGTCGAGGTGGAGTTCACGCCGTTCCACGAGCGGGTCTCGCGCACCGAGCTGGGCGTCGTCGGCTCCGAGACGCACCAGTGCTTCGGCTCCTTCGGCGGCCGGGTCCGGGCCGGCGACGGCGCCTGGGTGGCGCTCGACGGGCTCACCGGCTGGGCCGAGGAGGCGCGCAACCGCTGGTGA
- a CDS encoding zinc-binding dehydrogenase translates to MLAARLHLPTRELRMERVPVPEPGPGQVRIAVRAAGVCLSDVHLLDGTLRPAWLTGDEVTLGHEVAGVIEAAGPGAEAWSPGQRVVLQAGESDLRGTVLTRGVDYDGGYAEYALATATTVVPIPDDLPFEQACIIPDAVSTPWAAITSTAATRAGDAAAVWGVGGLGAHAVQLLRLVGAAPVIAVDPLPAARQRALALGADVAIDPADPAFRDAVLDRTGGLGLDVALDFAGVPPVREQALKVLGPGGRLVVVGLAGQPVTIPDDIGLAYFRQSVHGHYGSLPQDVQRLVTLAGRGRLDLSASVSGVLPLAEAPAALDRLARKEGDPIRLVLVP, encoded by the coding sequence ATGCTGGCCGCCCGGCTGCACCTGCCCACCCGCGAGCTGCGCATGGAGCGCGTGCCGGTGCCGGAGCCCGGGCCCGGGCAGGTGCGGATCGCGGTGCGCGCCGCCGGCGTCTGCCTGTCCGACGTGCACCTGCTCGACGGCACCCTGCGGCCCGCGTGGCTCACCGGTGACGAGGTCACGCTCGGCCACGAGGTGGCGGGCGTGATCGAGGCGGCCGGCCCCGGCGCGGAGGCCTGGAGCCCGGGGCAGCGGGTGGTGCTCCAGGCGGGGGAGAGCGACCTGCGCGGCACGGTGCTGACCCGCGGCGTCGACTACGACGGCGGCTACGCCGAGTACGCCCTGGCCACCGCCACGACCGTGGTGCCGATCCCCGACGACCTGCCGTTCGAGCAGGCGTGCATCATCCCCGACGCCGTCTCCACCCCGTGGGCGGCCATCACCTCCACCGCCGCCACCCGGGCGGGCGACGCCGCCGCCGTGTGGGGCGTCGGCGGGCTCGGCGCGCACGCCGTACAGCTCCTGCGCCTGGTCGGCGCGGCCCCGGTGATCGCCGTCGACCCGCTGCCCGCCGCCAGGCAACGGGCGCTCGCGCTCGGCGCCGACGTCGCGATCGACCCGGCCGACCCGGCCTTCCGCGACGCCGTGCTGGACCGCACCGGCGGCCTCGGGCTGGACGTCGCCCTCGACTTCGCCGGCGTGCCGCCGGTGCGCGAGCAGGCGCTGAAGGTGCTCGGCCCGGGCGGCCGGCTGGTCGTCGTCGGGCTGGCCGGGCAGCCCGTCACGATCCCCGACGACATCGGGCTCGCCTACTTCCGCCAGTCCGTGCACGGCCACTACGGCTCCCTGCCGCAGGACGTCCAGCGCCTGGTCACGCTGGCCGGGCGCGGGCGGCTCGACCTGAGCGCGTCGGTCAGCGGCGTGCTGCCGCTGGCCGAGGCCCCGGCCGCGCTCGACCGGCTGGCCCGCAAGGAGGGCGACCCGATCCGGCTCGTGCTCGTGCCCTGA
- a CDS encoding quercetin 2,3-dioxygenase encodes MTIEYATRYRARSHLPAEPGVPYFVEKGMGDRAHLFGDLFTVYAGGEQTENTFNFFTCQGPKGETIPAHAHPGTYEVFYVTQGAVRVFVEDLRGEQSERLLTAGDFGFVPKGCPHAYRIERHDSLIVGVAAGPGGTFERFFESLGAPTDALGLPKEPVVPEPAAFGTVPQRYDVRFLPGHQWHTSP; translated from the coding sequence GTGACGATCGAGTACGCCACCCGGTACCGCGCCCGCTCGCACCTGCCCGCCGAGCCCGGCGTCCCGTACTTCGTCGAGAAGGGCATGGGCGACCGCGCCCACCTGTTCGGCGACCTGTTCACCGTCTACGCGGGCGGCGAGCAGACCGAGAACACCTTCAACTTCTTCACCTGCCAGGGCCCCAAGGGCGAGACCATCCCCGCCCACGCCCACCCCGGCACCTACGAGGTCTTCTACGTCACCCAGGGCGCCGTGCGGGTCTTCGTCGAGGACCTGCGGGGCGAGCAGAGCGAGCGGCTGCTGACGGCCGGCGACTTCGGCTTCGTCCCGAAGGGCTGCCCGCACGCCTACCGCATCGAGCGCCACGACAGCCTGATCGTCGGCGTCGCGGCCGGGCCCGGCGGCACGTTCGAGCGCTTCTTCGAGTCGCTGGGCGCGCCCACCGACGCGCTCGGCCTGCCCAAGGAGCCGGTCGTGCCCGAGCCCGCCGCGTTCGGCACCGTGCCGCAGCGGTACGACGTGCGCTTCCTGCCCGGCCACCAGTGGCACACGAGCCCCTGA
- a CDS encoding condensation domain-containing protein, protein MTGLEQAVVVFAAAPPRVPEGPLTWGQRLMWRATHLMGGSRAFLNCPWVLPVYGRREPADVLGGLRALLERHESLRTTFVAGPEGPVQRVAATGELPVALTVPEPGESALRAAARVAADLGRVPFDHGRDLPLRCSLVLKDGRPKAVALAFSHLAVDYQALSLLAAEWKALLRGEELPPPSWQPADQVELERSPVFLARSARSLAYWRPVLEEVPLEVFDHAPGEPEDPRFIEVELESVALAAAATALAARWTLSTTSVLLAACAAVLATASGRERAVMQLVHGNRRDPRTRGLVATVGQDALFVLDLAEQDFAALCRAAHRNALTAYRNACYDPYAMQAMREEVGRRRGREPDLDAFFNDRRGTGEWPSLPAAAPPSRTSVRDAWPGVRFKAFFTVGTAPDTGQLSLIADTAYLGRETARAMLLAVESLLVRAVREDVPMAGAARLCGMPRPGGLPAASR, encoded by the coding sequence GTGACCGGCCTGGAGCAGGCCGTGGTGGTGTTCGCGGCGGCCCCGCCGCGGGTGCCGGAGGGGCCGCTGACGTGGGGGCAGCGGCTCATGTGGCGGGCGACGCACCTGATGGGCGGCAGCCGGGCCTTCCTCAACTGCCCGTGGGTGCTGCCGGTCTACGGCCGCCGCGAGCCGGCCGACGTCCTCGGCGGGCTGCGCGCGCTGCTGGAGCGGCACGAGAGCCTGCGCACCACGTTCGTGGCCGGTCCTGAGGGCCCGGTGCAGCGGGTGGCGGCGACCGGCGAGCTGCCGGTGGCGCTGACCGTGCCGGAGCCGGGCGAGAGCGCGCTGCGGGCGGCCGCGCGGGTCGCCGCCGACCTCGGCCGCGTCCCGTTCGACCACGGCCGGGACCTGCCGCTGCGCTGTTCGCTCGTGCTGAAGGACGGCCGGCCGAAGGCGGTCGCGCTCGCCTTCTCCCACCTGGCCGTGGACTACCAGGCGTTGTCGCTGCTGGCCGCCGAGTGGAAGGCGCTGCTGCGCGGCGAGGAGCTGCCGCCGCCCTCCTGGCAGCCGGCCGACCAGGTGGAGCTGGAGCGGTCGCCGGTGTTCCTGGCGCGGTCGGCGCGGTCGCTGGCGTACTGGCGGCCGGTGCTGGAGGAGGTGCCGCTGGAGGTGTTCGACCACGCCCCCGGGGAGCCGGAGGACCCGCGCTTCATCGAGGTCGAGCTGGAGTCGGTGGCGCTGGCGGCCGCGGCGACCGCCCTGGCGGCCCGCTGGACGCTCAGCACCACGAGCGTGCTGCTGGCCGCCTGCGCCGCCGTCCTCGCCACGGCGAGCGGCCGGGAGCGGGCGGTCATGCAGCTCGTGCACGGCAACCGGCGCGACCCCCGCACCCGCGGCCTGGTCGCCACCGTCGGGCAGGACGCGCTGTTCGTCCTGGACCTGGCGGAGCAGGACTTCGCCGCGCTCTGCCGGGCCGCGCACCGCAACGCCCTGACCGCCTACCGCAACGCCTGCTACGACCCCTACGCGATGCAGGCCATGCGCGAGGAGGTCGGCCGCCGGCGCGGCCGGGAGCCGGACCTGGACGCCTTCTTCAACGACCGGCGCGGCACCGGCGAGTGGCCGAGCCTGCCCGCCGCGGCCCCGCCGTCGCGGACGTCGGTGCGCGACGCCTGGCCCGGCGTGCGGTTCAAGGCGTTCTTCACCGTCGGCACCGCCCCCGACACCGGGCAGCTCAGCCTCATCGCCGACACCGCCTACCTCGGGCGGGAGACGGCGCGGGCCATGCTGCTGGCCGTGGAGAGCCTGCTGGTGCGGGCCGTGCGCGAGGACGTGCCGATGGCCGGCGCCGCCCGGCTGTGCGGCATGCCGCGCCCGGGCGGCCTGCCCGCCGCGTCGCGGTGA
- a CDS encoding helix-turn-helix transcriptional regulator, with protein MKKNGHRRDDVPELPYRPAPGAPPGVEVLDLPRLAARRRAQGADPYAPRRLGFHELIAVHAGTVRCAAGWSVHEVGPGSWFWVRPGQVHQYLGDLSAAEATVILFPTGFLDRVSGAAAGVDRRVRRAPLTPAGAQRTAVEQVLELLRGEYARLADLPLEAHIEVMRHLLSVLLLRLAHLRGGTAGESAGNEAFLRLQEAVERDFARTHKVADYAARLGYSVRTLTRAAHAVAGRGAKRLIDDRVLLEAKRLLVHTDLPASAVGDRVGFAHPTAFGAFFRRRTGMTPATFRAVTRGAAPDPAAGGWAAQEPPSTASASST; from the coding sequence ATGAAGAAAAACGGTCACCGGCGGGACGACGTGCCGGAGCTGCCCTACCGGCCCGCGCCGGGCGCGCCGCCCGGCGTCGAGGTGCTGGACCTGCCGCGGCTCGCCGCGCGCCGCCGCGCGCAGGGCGCCGACCCGTACGCGCCGCGGCGGCTCGGCTTCCACGAGCTGATCGCGGTGCACGCGGGCACGGTGCGGTGCGCGGCCGGCTGGAGCGTGCACGAGGTGGGGCCGGGGAGCTGGTTCTGGGTCCGGCCGGGGCAGGTCCACCAGTACCTCGGCGACCTGTCCGCGGCCGAGGCCACGGTGATCCTCTTCCCCACGGGCTTCCTCGACCGCGTGTCGGGCGCGGCGGCCGGCGTGGACCGGCGGGTCCGCCGCGCGCCGCTGACCCCGGCGGGCGCCCAGCGCACGGCCGTGGAGCAGGTGCTGGAGCTGCTGCGCGGCGAGTATGCCCGGCTCGCGGACCTGCCGCTGGAGGCGCACATCGAGGTGATGCGCCACCTGCTGTCGGTCCTGCTGCTGCGCCTGGCGCACCTGCGGGGCGGGACGGCCGGGGAGAGCGCGGGCAACGAGGCGTTCCTGCGGCTGCAGGAGGCGGTGGAGCGCGACTTCGCCCGCACCCACAAGGTGGCGGACTACGCGGCCCGGCTCGGCTACAGCGTGCGCACCCTGACCCGCGCGGCGCACGCGGTGGCCGGGCGCGGAGCCAAGCGCCTCATCGACGACCGGGTGCTGCTGGAGGCCAAGCGGCTGCTGGTGCACACCGACCTGCCGGCGTCGGCGGTGGGCGACCGGGTGGGGTTCGCGCACCCGACGGCGTTCGGGGCGTTCTTCCGGCGGCGCACGGGGATGACGCCGGCGACGTTCCGCGCCGTCACCCGCGGCGCCGCCCCCGACCCGGCCGCCGGCGGGTGGGCCGCTCAGGAGCCGCCGAGCACGGCCAGCGCCTCCTCGACGTAG